The DNA window CGGTTTCACCGGCGGCCTTGGCGCGGCCGCTGACGTTGAAGGGGAACTTGCCGACCTTGATCTCCTTGCCGGCGGCGCGGGCCTTGGCCTCGGTGTAGCCCATGCTCGCGACCTGCGGGTGCGTGTAGGTGCAGCCGGGCGTGAACTTGTAGTCCATCGTGTGCAGCGGTTTGCCGGCGATCGCCTCGACGACGCTCACCGCCTCGTGGTGGGCAATGTGCGCCAGGTCCGGGTGGCGCTGGCCGGCGTTGGGCGAGTTGGCGGGCCAGTTGAAGATCACACAGTCGCCGACCGCCCAGACGTTCTCCACATTGGTCTGGAAGTGGTCGTTCACCTTCACCCGGCTCCGCTCGACTTCCAGCTTGCAGCCGGGGGCGACCAGGCCGTCGACATTGCCGGTGACGCCGATCGCCACCAGCACGACGTCGGCTTCGATCACACCGGGCTTGCCGCCGGAAACATGCACCTTCACGCCGGCATCGGTCACTTCGACCTTCTCGGTCTTGGTCCTGGTGCGGACGTCGATGCCGCGCTTGGCGAAGACGCGCTCGAGCAAAATCGAGACGTCGTTGTCTTCGATCGGCAGCAGGTGGTCCATCATCTCGACGATCGCGACTTCGGTGCCGATCGCGTTGTAGAAGTCGGCGAACTCGCAGCCGATCGCGCCGGCGCCGATGATGACGATCTTCTTTGGCTGGGTTGGCAGGTTCATCGCCTCGCGGCTGCTGATGACCTTCTTGTAATCGAACGGTGCGAACGGCAGCGGCGTGGGCTTCGCGCCGGTCGCGATGATGATGTGGTCGGCGGTGACTTCTTTTTCGCCGTCCTTGGTCTTGATCTTCACCTTGTGCGGTCCGACGACGATGCCATCGCCGAGCTCGTGCTTGACGTTGGCCTTGCCCAGCAGGAAGCCGATGCCCTTGGATAGTTCACTGGCGATGCCACGGCTCCGGCCGACGAGCTTGCTGAAGTCGATCTTGAGGTTGTCGAAGGATACGCCGTGCTTCTCGGGCTCGGTGCGCATCTTGCGGATGAACGCGCCGTCGTCGAGGAGTGCCTTGGTGGGGATACAGCCCCAGTTGAGACAGGTGCCGCCGAGGTTTTCCTTCTCGACGCAGAGGGTTTTCTTCTTGAGCTGCCCGGCGCGGATCGCGGCGGCGTAGCCGGCGGGTCCGCCGCCGATGACGATGATGTCGTAGTCGTAGCGGACCTTGGGCTGGGCAGGAGCGGGGGACGGTTTGGTTCCCGTCGGCGCAGCCGCCGCTTGCGGTTTCGCGGATGTAGCAGCGCTGGTTTGCGATGCCGCAAGCGGCTGCTTCGCAGGGGCAGTCGGAGCAGCCGAAGCTGCCGGGGCAGGGGACGCCGCCTTCGGCGCTGCCGGGCCGCTGCCCGCGCCACCAGCGCCCGCCGACTTCTTCACGTCTTCGACCTTTTCCGAACCGGTCGCGAGGACGGCGATCGTCGCGCCGACGGGAACCTTGTCGCCTTCCTTCGCGAGGATCGCCGCGATCGTGCCGGACTCAGACGATTCCATTTCCATGGTCGCCTTGTCGGTCTCGATCTCGGCGATCACTTCGCCGGCCTTGACCTTGTCCCCTTCCTTCTTGAGCCATTTCACGAGGGTACCCTCGGTCATGGTGTCGCTCTGCTGGGGCATGTTGATCTTGGCGGGCATGGAATCTCCGTAGGGTCCGCCTTGGCGGACGCGATGGCGCAAAATGGACGGCGATATCAGATTTCCGTGGAGTTCGATGGGAGAAGCGAATCGCGGCAGGGGATAAACCACGCCACGAATCGCGTCCGCCAAGGCGGACCCTACGGGACGGGAGATTCTAGGGAGTTGTGGGGCGGGGGCAACGGTAGTTGGTCAGCCAGTCGACGCATGGTAGGTTTCAGAAATGACGATCGAAGATGCCCTTCGACAACTTCACGACACTGCCGAGGCGGCACGGCACGCAGCGTTCGTAAGGTTAAGCAGCCTGGAACGGTCGGATTTGGACTCGTTAGACATACTGATTCAGTCGCTAAGGCAAGATGTCGATCGGAACACGAGATTCGCAGTACTCGCGGGGTTGCTCGTTTTGGGACCAGAAGCGGCGTCTGCAATGCCTTCCGTCGCGTTACAAATTGACGATTCCTGGCCGCCAATTAGGCAACTGGCGATGACGGTATTCGCCCGTTTCGGACGATGCTCGGATGAAATGATGGCGAAGCTGATCGGAATCCTTCATCGCGATCCGATTGCGGGAAATCGCGCAGAAGCCGCGCGGACAATCGCAACACTCAACTCGGGCAGTGAATCAGCGCTCAAGAGTCTAATCCAGGCGTTGAATGACGCCGATCGATCAGTCCGGAGCACTGTTGCCACACAGCTGCGCGTGCTCGGCGGCGGGGCGGCGGCCGCAATCCCCGCTTTACGACGTCTGGCTGGGGAACCAGAAACGCCAATGCTTCTAAGGTTTGAGTTCAAGCAGGCTGCGGACGTTATCGAATGGCGCGTGGCAGGTAACGATGGCCCAATGCCTGAGCCACCACGTCGCCGGCGCGGGAAAGCATGATGGATCCGGCGGGCAGTGCCCGACCTAAACCTACACCAACATCAACCCCGGCTCCTCAAGCAACCCCTTCAGCGTCCGCATGAACTCGGCGGCGGTCGCGCCGTCTACCGCGCGGTGATCGCAGCTCAGCGTCAGGCTCATCGTCCAGCGAGCGACGATCTGGTCGTTCTTCACCACCGCGCGCTTCTCGGCGGCGGCGACGGCGAGGATCGCGACCTCGGGCGGGTTGATGATCGCGCTGAACTCTTTCACGCCGAACATCCCCAGGTTGCTGATGGTGAAGGTCGCGCCCTTCATCTCATCGCCCTTGAGCTTCTGGGCCTTGGCCTTCTTGGCCAGTTCGCCCGTGCGCTGCTGGAGTTCCTTCAGGCCCATCTGATCGGCGTTCTTGATCACTGGCACGATCAGGCCGTCGGGGATCGCGACCGCGACGCCGATGTGGACGTCGCCGAAACGGGTGATCGAATCGCCGGTCCAGTGGGCGTTGACGGCGGGGTGCTTCATCAGTGCGACGCAGGACGCCTTGGTGACGAAGTCGTTGACCGACACCTTCACGCCGTCGGCTTCGAGTGCCTTGTTCAGACGGACGCGCATGTTGAAGAGTTCTTCGACGTCGACATCGACCGTGACGTAGAAGTGGGGGATCTGCTGCTTGGACCGCTGGAGGGCCGTCGCGATCGCGCCGCGCATCTTGGTGAGCGGCTGTACGTCGGTCGTGCCGCGCGAGACACGAGCGGGTGCAGGCGTCGCTTGCGGTTTGGCGCCATCGGCCTTCTGTTCGACGGGGGCGGCGGGAGCCGGCTTGAAGTTCAGCACGTCCAACTGGACGATCCGGCCGCCGGGACCGGAACCCTTGACCTGCCGCAGGTCGATGCCCTTGTCGGCGGCGATGCGGCGGGCCAGCGGCGAGGCGAACAAGCGGCCGCCCTGGCCGTTCTCAGTCTGGTGGACGGCGTAGGCCGCGGCAGCGGCTTTGGCTTCCTGCTCGGCGACGGCGACCGTGGTGTCGCTCGTCGGCGGGTGAAAGCCCTGGCCGCCGGCGGGTTCTTCGTCTTTCGAGATCGGGGCGCGCTGGGCCTTGGGCGCGGTCCAGCCGGGGGCGGAACTGCCGGCTGGCGATGCAGCAGCAGCCTGCGGCGCGGGGGCCGATTCGGCCTTGGCTGCCGGTGCCGCGGCGGTCGAAGCACCCGCCGACTTCTTCACGTCTTCGACCTTCTCCGAGCCCGTCGCGAGGATGGCGATCGCCGCACCGACCGCAACCTTCTGTCCGTCCTTCGCCAGGATCGCCGCGAGCGTGCCCGCCTCGGACGACTCCATCTCCATGACCGCCTTGTCGGTCTCGATCTCGGCGATCACTTCGCCGGCTTTCACCTTGTCGCCCTCTTTCTTGAGCCACTTCACAACCGTTCCTTCGGTCATCGTGTCGCTCTGCTGGGGCATGTTGATCTTGGATGGCATTCTCTTCTCCGTAGGGTCCGCCTTGGCGGACGCGAGGGCGCAAATATGTCGATGGCTTCAGACTTGTGCAGGGCTTCAGCGGCGAGGGCGAATCGGTATTACCTTCACCCCGCAAAAGATCGCGTCCGCCAAGGCGGACCCTACGTCTGCTTTTTGCCTGCTCTTTATCGGTAGCAGACGTCCTTCACGGCCGACACGATACGGTCCACGCTCGGCATCATCGCCTCTTCCAGGTAATGATTGAACGGGACCGGGATCTCGTCGGAATGGACGTATTCGATCGGGGCGTCGAGGTAGTCGAAGCAGGGCTTCTGAATCTTGTACAGGATGCCGCTGCCCATGCCGGCGTAGCCCCAGTCTTCGTCCACGATCACGCAGCGGCCGGTCTTCTTCACCGACTCCACGATCGTGTGCAAATCCAGCGGACGCAGGGTGCGAAGGTCGATCAGTTCGACGTCGATCTGGTGGTCGTTCACCAGCGCCTCGACGGCGGGGCGGACGACGCGCTGCAGCGGCCGGCCGTAGCTCAGGATGGTAACGTCTTTGCCCTGGCGTTCGACGTTCGCCACGCCCAGTGGGATGGTGAAGTTGGTGTCGTCGGGGACTTCGCCCTTTTCGTTCAGCATCTTCTCGGATTCGAGGAAGATGACCGGGTCGTCGCAGCGGATGGCGCTTTTCAGCAGGCCCTTGGCTTCGGCCGGTGTGCTGGGGCAGACGGTGATCAGGCCGGGGATGCGGGCGTAGACCGATTCCATGCGGTGCGAGTGCGTCGCGCCAAGCTGGTGGGCGATGCCGTTACCGCCGCGGAAGACGACCGGCACCTTGTACTGTCCGCCGGACATGTAGCGCACGTTGGCGGCGTTGTTCACGATCTGGTCGATGCAGACCCAGGTGAACGACCAGCTCATGAACTCGACGATCGGCCGCAGGCCCATGGTGGCGGCGCCGACGGCCAGCCCGCTGAAGGCGGCTTCGGAGATCGGCGTGTCGATGACGCGGCCGGGGCCGTACTTGTCGAGCATTCCCTGCGACACCTTGTAGGCGCCGTTGTATTCGGCGACTTCCTCGCCGAGCAGGAACACGTTGGGGTCGCGATCCATCTCTTCGGTCATCGCGGCACGGAGGGCTTCTCGGAGTTGAAGGACGGCCATAGGTTTGTCAGTTCGTGGTCAGTGGTTCGTCGTCAATCGTCGCGATCGATGGAAGCAGCAATCCCTCACCTGTCGTCCTGAGGTACCAGGTCCTTCGGAGTACCCCGGGATGACAAGCGGGTGCGGGCCAGGCGTCGGTGTGCCTTCACTTCGGCTGGTACGGATAGGTCTCGGCGAGGATGTCGTCGAACCGCTCGTCCAGCCCCGGGTTCGGGTCGGCCTCGGCCTGTTCGACGGCCTGGTTCACTTCGCTCTGCACTTCGGCTTCCATCGCCTCGATCTGCTCCTGCGTGACGAGCCCGCGGCTCTTGAGCTTTTCGGAGTAGAGCAGGATCGGGTCGCGGAGCTTTGCCTTCTCGGCTTCTTCCTTCGGGCGGTACTTCATCGCGTCCGACATCGAGTGCCCGCGGAAGCGGTACGTGTTGACCGAGTAGAACGTCGGCCCTTCGCCACGCATGCCACGCTCGGCGGCCTTGGTCATGGCGGCGATGACGGCGTCGACATCGTTACCGTCGACGTTTTCCGTCGGCATGTTGTAGCCGAGCGCCCGCTTGGCCAGATCGCGCTCGGCGCTGTGCCGTTCGACCTGCGTGCCCATGGCGACGCCGTTGTTTTCCACCATAAACACCGCGGGCACCTTCAACAGCGACGCCATGTTGAGCGCCTCGTTGAACGTGCCCTGGTTGATCGCGCCGTCGCCGAACAGGCAGTACGTTACGCCACCGTTTTTCTTGTATTTCTGAGCGAAGGCAAAGCCGAGTCCGAGGGGAATATGGCCGCCTACGATGCCGTGCCCGCCGTGGTTGCCCACTTCCTTATCGAAGAAGTGCATCGAGCCGCCTTTGCCCTTCGAGCAGCCGGTCGCCCGGCCGAAGAGCTCGGCCATCGCGGCCCGGGGGCTCATCCCCAGCGCCAGCGAGTGACCATGGCAACGGTAGCCGTTGACCAGCGCGTCGATGCCTTTCTTGAAGATCGCGGCGATGCCGACGGCGACGGCTTCCTGCCCGCTGTAGAGGTGGCAGAATCCGCCAATCTTCATTTCTTTGCTGCCGTCCGGCAGGGTGCGCGGCTCGGTGTATTGGACGTAGGTCTTTTCTTCGAACCGACGGATCAGGAGCATCGTCCGCAGACGCTGGCGCTCCACTTCGCCGCCGCCTTG is part of the Humisphaera borealis genome and encodes:
- a CDS encoding HEAT repeat domain-containing protein — encoded protein: MTVFARFGRCSDEMMAKLIGILHRDPIAGNRAEAARTIATLNSGSESALKSLIQALNDADRSVRSTVATQLRVLGGGAAAAIPALRRLAGEPETPMLLRFEFKQAADVIEWRVAGNDGPMPEPPRRRRGKA
- a CDS encoding thiamine pyrophosphate-dependent dehydrogenase E1 component subunit alpha, which encodes MAVANELERKVKLSAPIPNGNGQPQGGGEVERQRLRTMLLIRRFEEKTYVQYTEPRTLPDGSKEMKIGGFCHLYSGQEAVAVGIAAIFKKGIDALVNGYRCHGHSLALGMSPRAAMAELFGRATGCSKGKGGSMHFFDKEVGNHGGHGIVGGHIPLGLGFAFAQKYKKNGGVTYCLFGDGAINQGTFNEALNMASLLKVPAVFMVENNGVAMGTQVERHSAERDLAKRALGYNMPTENVDGNDVDAVIAAMTKAAERGMRGEGPTFYSVNTYRFRGHSMSDAMKYRPKEEAEKAKLRDPILLYSEKLKSRGLVTQEQIEAMEAEVQSEVNQAVEQAEADPNPGLDERFDDILAETYPYQPK
- the lpdA gene encoding dihydrolipoyl dehydrogenase codes for the protein MPAKINMPQQSDTMTEGTLVKWLKKEGDKVKAGEVIAEIETDKATMEMESSESGTIAAILAKEGDKVPVGATIAVLATGSEKVEDVKKSAGAGGAGSGPAAPKAASPAPAASAAPTAPAKQPLAASQTSAATSAKPQAAAAPTGTKPSPAPAQPKVRYDYDIIVIGGGPAGYAAAIRAGQLKKKTLCVEKENLGGTCLNWGCIPTKALLDDGAFIRKMRTEPEKHGVSFDNLKIDFSKLVGRSRGIASELSKGIGFLLGKANVKHELGDGIVVGPHKVKIKTKDGEKEVTADHIIIATGAKPTPLPFAPFDYKKVISSREAMNLPTQPKKIVIIGAGAIGCEFADFYNAIGTEVAIVEMMDHLLPIEDNDVSILLERVFAKRGIDVRTRTKTEKVEVTDAGVKVHVSGGKPGVIEADVVLVAIGVTGNVDGLVAPGCKLEVERSRVKVNDHFQTNVENVWAVGDCVIFNWPANSPNAGQRHPDLAHIAHHEAVSVVEAIAGKPLHTMDYKFTPGCTYTHPQVASMGYTEAKARAAGKEIKVGKFPFNVSGRAKAAGETDGFVKLIFDKQYGELLGVHMIGESVTELLAELVLAKKLEATEAEIIEAVHPHPTFSEAVMEAAGVADGRAIHYVGAGG
- a CDS encoding alpha-ketoacid dehydrogenase subunit beta; translated protein: MAVLQLREALRAAMTEEMDRDPNVFLLGEEVAEYNGAYKVSQGMLDKYGPGRVIDTPISEAAFSGLAVGAATMGLRPIVEFMSWSFTWVCIDQIVNNAANVRYMSGGQYKVPVVFRGGNGIAHQLGATHSHRMESVYARIPGLITVCPSTPAEAKGLLKSAIRCDDPVIFLESEKMLNEKGEVPDDTNFTIPLGVANVERQGKDVTILSYGRPLQRVVRPAVEALVNDHQIDVELIDLRTLRPLDLHTIVESVKKTGRCVIVDEDWGYAGMGSGILYKIQKPCFDYLDAPIEYVHSDEIPVPFNHYLEEAMMPSVDRIVSAVKDVCYR
- a CDS encoding pyruvate dehydrogenase complex dihydrolipoamide acetyltransferase, whose amino-acid sequence is MPSKINMPQQSDTMTEGTVVKWLKKEGDKVKAGEVIAEIETDKAVMEMESSEAGTLAAILAKDGQKVAVGAAIAILATGSEKVEDVKKSAGASTAAAPAAKAESAPAPQAAAASPAGSSAPGWTAPKAQRAPISKDEEPAGGQGFHPPTSDTTVAVAEQEAKAAAAAYAVHQTENGQGGRLFASPLARRIAADKGIDLRQVKGSGPGGRIVQLDVLNFKPAPAAPVEQKADGAKPQATPAPARVSRGTTDVQPLTKMRGAIATALQRSKQQIPHFYVTVDVDVEELFNMRVRLNKALEADGVKVSVNDFVTKASCVALMKHPAVNAHWTGDSITRFGDVHIGVAVAIPDGLIVPVIKNADQMGLKELQQRTGELAKKAKAQKLKGDEMKGATFTISNLGMFGVKEFSAIINPPEVAILAVAAAEKRAVVKNDQIVARWTMSLTLSCDHRAVDGATAAEFMRTLKGLLEEPGLMLV